The sequence ACAATATGAGCATGCGAGTGGTGACTTCCTCTCCGGCCTGAAGGCCGGAGCTTGCACCCTGTTATTCTCTGCCACATGCGATCGATCTCGAACGCAAGATCACATCAAACACGTTCCTAATCCCCAGGTGTCCACTCCCAATGGCTAATGTTAAGTTGGATGAGTGCTACCTTCAATTAAAGGTCGGGTTGGACATGATCCGAGAGATATGTAAGAACGTCTTCCAGGTGGGCGCGATCGACTGGGACAGGCGGCTCTTCGATGCGCTCATACCACTGCCGGAGGGCACCAGCTACAACTCGTATCTAGTAAAAGGCAGCGAAAAGACCGTGCTGATAGATGCGGTTGATCCCAGCAAGAAGGACGTGCTGCTTGAGAACCTCCAGGTGCTACATGTTGATCACATCGATTACATAATCTCCCAGCATGCGGAGCAGGACCACTCCGGCGCGATAAAGTTCCTGATCGAGAGGTACGGTTCCACAGTTCTCGGATCGCAGAAGTGCATCGAGCTTCTTCTCGACTTTGGCATCGCCTCAAAGGATCACCTGCGCTCTGTGAGCGATGGCGAGACACTCTCCCTGGGAGATATGACACTTGAGTTCATAAGCGCGCCATGGGTCCACTGGCCTGATACAATGTTCACGTATCTCCGGGAGAGGAGAGTGCTCTTCACATGCGACTTTCTAGGCGCACATCTCGCGACCAGCGATCTCTTCGCATGGAATCATGAGAGCGCAAAGAGGTACTACGCTGAGATAATGATGCCATTCAGGGCTAACGCGAGGAGGCATCTCGAGCGTGTCAGAGCGCTGGCACCAGAGATCATCGCGCCGAGCCACGGCCCGTTACACAACAGGCCAGATATCGTGATGAATGCATATTCAGATTGGACATCTGATGATGTGAAGAATCTGGTCGTGGTCCCGTTTGTATCGATGCACGGCTCCACGGAGAAGATGGTGACCCATCTGGTAGATGCGCTGATCGATCGAGGTGTCTCAGTAAGACGGTTCGATCTCACGAAGACCGATACCGGCGCGCTTGCAGCATCGCTTGTGGACGCTGCCACCATAGTCTTCGGGACTCCTGCGTTCATAACAAGGCCGCATCCTCTGATCTCATACGCTGCCATCCTGGCGAATGCGCTGAGGCCGAAGGCGAGGTTCGCATCGATAATCGGATCCTATGGATGGGGGGCAAGGATCGTTGAGGAGATGAGATCGCTCATGCCAAACCTGAAGATGGAGATCATTGAGCCTGTCATAGTTAAGGGATATCCAAAGGATGACGATCTCAGGGCGATCGAGCGGCTTGCAGATGAGATCCTGCGGAGGCACAGGGAAATCGGGCTGCTCTGAGCTCCTGAGCCATATGCTGAGCACCCAGATTTGACGCCGGCGATCACAACGAGATGGTTGCACCATGACCACACACGAGATCGAGCAGCTGAAGGAGCTGCACGGTGAGCTGGAGGATGTCATAGAGGCCAGGCTGAAGGAGTTCGATCAGCTCTGGCTGAATGCCGATGAGGATAGGCTCTTCGAGGAGCTGGTCTTCTGTCTCCTGACGCCACAGTCGAGAGCAAGATCATGCTGGGCAGCAGTCGAGAGACTATCATCGATGGGAAAGCTCCGCTGTCCAGCTCATGGTGAGATACAGAGGGAGCTGAGAGGAGTCAGGTTCAGCCGCAGGAAGGCAGAGTACATATGCATGGCTAGGAAGCTGTTCACAGTGGATGGAAGGCTCTCGGTGAGATCTCACGTGGATCCCAAGAATCCATTACAGACGCGCGAATGGCTCGTCGGAAACGTGAAGGGGATGGGATACAAGGAGGCGAGCCACTTCCTGAGGAACATCGGCCTTGGCAGGGATCTGGCAATACTCGACAGGCACATCCTGAAGAGCCTGGTCCGGTTTGGAGTTATACCGGACATCCCGAAATCGATGAGCAGGAGCAGGTATCTCAAGATAGAGGCAGCGATGGCGGATTTCGCGCGCAGCATCAGCATACCGATGTCGCATCTCGATATGGTCCTGTGGTACATGGGTGCTGGGGAGGTGTTCAAGTAAAATCCAGCTGCGCACATGAATTATTGTGCGATGCTAATGCCTCATGAAACCTGGGTCATATCAGCCAATAGTTCCCGAATTTTATCCTGAACATGAAACCAGCGCAGGCCTGCATGTAAAATTTGGGGATCGGCTATTTGCCGATCAATCGCCGCATTTGTTTCGCTTTGCCTGACGGCAGATCAGGAGGGATGCACATAGACATCATGTTCACCTGTCGACTCATTCGCATCCTGCGGACTGATCGATCGGCTGCACCTGCCCTTGAATATCACAAGCGATACTCCCGGGGACCTGAGCTCCTCTCTGAGAATCCGCTCGATCTCCTGCTCCGGTGCTGGCATCTCCACAACCCTCAGCCAGGGAACAAGAGCTTTGAGGATAGGCTCGAGATCGAAGACCTCCTGGAAGCCGGTCATTGCAGCGACGCGGTTCCAGATCACGCCCACAAGCACATTCTTTCTGTGCCAGATCGCATTGATCAGTCCCTGAAGGCCGGTGTGAGCGAGCGCGTAATCCCCAACGATCGCGATCCCCTTCTCCCTGAAGCCAGATGCGACTCCGATCGATGAGCCGAGGCCGTAGACCATGTCCACGGCCCCCATCCTCAGGGAGAGTATCGTGCATCCCGCATCACCCGCGATCGGGAGATACATCCTTGAGAGAACAGCGTAGAGGGGCATAAACGGACACCCCTGACAGATGGATCTCCTTGCGGGACGGCCGGCAGCGGTCTCCATCTCCATGCTTCCTCTCAGATCGGAGATGTGGATCAGGCTGATCGCAGTTCTGAGATCCTTTTCTTTGATGGATCCATACGGCAGATGGCCTGTAAGCCGCCCGCGCACGTCTTTCAGATGAGACTCCATGAACGGCGCCGGGCCCTCTGCCACAAGGACGAGCCGGTGCATGCGCAGGAACCGCTCGATAGCCCTCATGGGAAGCGGATGGGAGTAGAGCGTGGCCAGCAGCGACGATCCGGTCTCCTCGCAGACAGCCTCCGCCAGCGGAACCACAGAGCCAGAGGCTATCACGCCCGTATCCCCGCGTAGCTTTATGCGGGTTGATGACTCAGAGGCCTCGCTCAGAGCCGGTAGAACCCTCACAAGGTGCCTCTGGTGGCGCCCCTTTGCTGTCAGATCCCAGATGGATCGGTCGAAGCGCCTGGGCGTCTGCTGGAGAGATGCAGGTATATTCTGCCCGGTAGCTGGCTCAGTGCTTGAGTCCTCCAGCACATCTGATGTGATTCTTAATATTGCAGGTATGGATAGCTCCTCTGATACCCGGAATGCCTCGGTAACAGCTCTGTAGAGATCTTGAGCTGATGGATCGAGAACCGGCAGCTCTGTCAGCGGGCCGTAGTACCTGCTGTCCATCTCGACCTGCGAGCCCCTCGGGCCGAGATCGTCGCCGACCAGGACCACGATACCAGCACCGGTGGTGTGGGTCGCGGAGATGACAAGCGGATCAGCGAGTATGTTCATGCCCAGCTGCTTCACGATGACCAGAGATCTGACGCCGGTGGCGGACGCCCCCAGTGCGCACTCGAATGCGACCTTCTCGTTCACAGCGATCTCTGCGCCTAGGGACTGAGCGAGATCTGTTACCGGATAGCCTGGCACATATGCCACGTAACCCACGCCCACATCCCTCAGGGCCTGATGTATCTGCTTCAACGCTCCTCGCATAGCCACTCCGGCACAACAGATCTATCAGATTCTGCAAAGTACGGAACCGCAGCGACCGCGCCGATGAGGCCCTGCCCGTCCATCACGATCTCCAGCCCCGCGCTCCTCGCAGCGTTCAGAGCGTCCTCATAGCTCACCCTTTGCAGCCTGCACCGCTTTGCGTATTCAAGCAGCATGGAGGGGTCAAAGCTTCTGCACACCACCATTCCCGTCTCATCAGAGACCGTGTATCTCTCAAGAAGCTTCCTGAAATCCTCGA comes from Methanothrix sp. and encodes:
- a CDS encoding N-glycosylase/DNA lyase, with amino-acid sequence MTTHEIEQLKELHGELEDVIEARLKEFDQLWLNADEDRLFEELVFCLLTPQSRARSCWAAVERLSSMGKLRCPAHGEIQRELRGVRFSRRKAEYICMARKLFTVDGRLSVRSHVDPKNPLQTREWLVGNVKGMGYKEASHFLRNIGLGRDLAILDRHILKSLVRFGVIPDIPKSMSRSRYLKIEAAMADFARSISIPMSHLDMVLWYMGAGEVFK
- a CDS encoding thiamine pyrophosphate-dependent enzyme; amino-acid sequence: MKQIHQALRDVGVGYVAYVPGYPVTDLAQSLGAEIAVNEKVAFECALGASATGVRSLVIVKQLGMNILADPLVISATHTTGAGIVVLVGDDLGPRGSQVEMDSRYYGPLTELPVLDPSAQDLYRAVTEAFRVSEELSIPAILRITSDVLEDSSTEPATGQNIPASLQQTPRRFDRSIWDLTAKGRHQRHLVRVLPALSEASESSTRIKLRGDTGVIASGSVVPLAEAVCEETGSSLLATLYSHPLPMRAIERFLRMHRLVLVAEGPAPFMESHLKDVRGRLTGHLPYGSIKEKDLRTAISLIHISDLRGSMEMETAAGRPARRSICQGCPFMPLYAVLSRMYLPIAGDAGCTILSLRMGAVDMVYGLGSSIGVASGFREKGIAIVGDYALAHTGLQGLINAIWHRKNVLVGVIWNRVAAMTGFQEVFDLEPILKALVPWLRVVEMPAPEQEIERILREELRSPGVSLVIFKGRCSRSISPQDANESTGEHDVYVHPS
- a CDS encoding FprA family A-type flavoprotein; this translates as MIREICKNVFQVGAIDWDRRLFDALIPLPEGTSYNSYLVKGSEKTVLIDAVDPSKKDVLLENLQVLHVDHIDYIISQHAEQDHSGAIKFLIERYGSTVLGSQKCIELLLDFGIASKDHLRSVSDGETLSLGDMTLEFISAPWVHWPDTMFTYLRERRVLFTCDFLGAHLATSDLFAWNHESAKRYYAEIMMPFRANARRHLERVRALAPEIIAPSHGPLHNRPDIVMNAYSDWTSDDVKNLVVVPFVSMHGSTEKMVTHLVDALIDRGVSVRRFDLTKTDTGALAASLVDAATIVFGTPAFITRPHPLISYAAILANALRPKARFASIIGSYGWGARIVEEMRSLMPNLKMEIIEPVIVKGYPKDDDLRAIERLADEILRRHREIGLL